A genomic region of Metopolophium dirhodum isolate CAU chromosome 1, ASM1992520v1, whole genome shotgun sequence contains the following coding sequences:
- the LOC132933152 gene encoding LOW QUALITY PROTEIN: uncharacterized protein LOC132933152 (The sequence of the model RefSeq protein was modified relative to this genomic sequence to represent the inferred CDS: inserted 1 base in 1 codon; deleted 1 base in 1 codon), with amino-acid sequence MPAAPIIDHPTRAPRATTQGDVIQIAPQIFVPDVPAGGSNAISDDDLLCMKAMDEFKDTDSYTVAVNGKRVSTANTTSAANAKKIRLNLVKSPGFVEILSSENRKIVWYYAKTITNTMIYSDFLRPLMPELVNLLKTHVKKHAIKFNLKLEATYNRPNVPNSSENRAFKTSAVELYPDSDIRTIVERAYIKLIKEKDEYSGRGSGFSLESIDGLLLAIYKYTPLGGSSYIELPTYIDRKQGTINPXNIDQECFKWAILARHAANNVSEKYKYCVGENYRKHADKYNFNGLTSPTPLSDINKFENNNNNVSINVYGLEKKLQIPKLPRSEVYPLRVVDEEKPNHFDLLLVTDDKNSHYVYISNFSRLVRRQKTKHEGRVVFCKRCFTSFDDRLHKYKLSGQEALNQHKLICGEHTPILPDMPKEGECTEFEAWKKTRRHPIVIYADFETILTKTDEGKGDKTRILHRHEAMSYGLFVKASDNVPQELLEEHDIPTESILYRGNKNKTDVVRHFVETVTEMALKIEKLLKTNKPIVFTHEQRQSHDSWNLCNLCKTNFTYDNHKVADHCHLSGKYRKAICNACNLKLQTPNYIPIFFHNLSNYDAHLIVTELGHDTQAIKVIPNSKEKFISFTKYVTNTFSMRFIDTFRFMASGLSFLAKNLVTPELENFRETAKHFVAGDMPLVTQKGVYPYEYTDSWERLDEERLPSKRSFYSTLKETRIKEEDFEHAKLVWDHFGCTTLGEYSDLYLKIDVLLLADVFENFHDVCMRAYNLDAAHYFTALGLSFDAMLKVYVVDWFKRANDMRRRIMQRPRTTMRRKRNRG; translated from the exons ATGCCCGCTGCACCAATCATAGATCATCCAACACGAGCGCCTCGTGCCACTACTCAAGGTGATGTTATACAGATCGCGCCTCAAATATTTGTCCCCGATGTCCCGGCCGGTGGATCGAATGCGATATCCGACGACGATCTATTGTGTATGAAAGCAATGGACGAATTTAAGGATACag attcatACACCGTTGCCGTTAACGGGAAACGTGTTTCGACCGCCAATACCACCTCAGCTgctaacgctaaaaaaattagattgaaTCTCGTCAAGTCACCCGGGTTTGTTGAGATTTTGTCGTCCGAAAACCGTAAAATAGTTTGGTATTATGCTAAAACTATTActaatacaatgatttattcTGACTTTCTCCGCCCGCTTATGCCTGAGCTAGTCAATTTATTGAAAACCCACGTg aaaaaacatgcaattaaattcaatttgaaaCTCGAGGCAACATACAACCGGCCCAACGTACCAAACTCGTCGGAGAACCGGGCATTCAAGACTTCGGCGGTAGAACTTTATCCGGATAGTGACATTAGAACGATTGTAGAGAGGGCGTATATAAAGTTGATAAAGGAGAAAGATGAGTACAGTGGGAGGGGGAGTGGGTTTTCTCTAGAGTCAATAGACGGTTTGTTGTTGgcgatatataaatatacaccgTTGGGTGGCTCGTCGTATATCGAGTTGCCAACGTATATCGACAGGAAACAGGGTACAATAAATC CAAACATAGACCAGGAATGTTTTAAGTGGGCAATTTTGGCGAGACATGCGGCAAATAATGTAtccgaaaaatataaatattgtgtagGAGAAAATTATAGAAAGCACgctgataaatataattttaatggacTCACCTCCCCCACACCACTATCCGATATTAATAAATTcgaaaacaataacaacaatgtcTCCATTAACGTATACGGACTAGAAAAAAAGTTACAAATACCGAAATTGCCCAGGTCTGAAGTGTACCCACTGCGAGTAGTCGATGAGGAGAAACCAAACCACTTTGACTTGTTGTTGGTGACGGACGACAAAAACTCACACTATgtgtatatttcaaatttttcccGGCTCGTTAGAcgacaaaaaacaaaacatgaaGGGAGAGTAGTGTTTTGCAAGAGGTGTTTCACATCATTCGATGACAGGCTGCATAAATACAAGTTGAGCGGACAGGAAGCGCTGAATCAACACAAGCTGATTTGCGGAGAACACACACCAATTTTACCAGATATGCCAAAAGAGGGTGAGTGTACTGAATTCGAGGCGTGGAAGAAGACTCGAAGACATCCCATAGTAATTTATGCAGATTTTGAGACGATATTGACGAAGACTGATGAGGGCAAAGGAGACAAAACGAGGATATTACATAGACATGAAGCGATGAGCTATGGACTCTTTGTGAAAGCGAGCGATAACGTACCGCAGGAATTATTGGAGGAACATGACATACCAACAGAGTCAATATTATACCGAGGAAACAAGAATAAGACAGACGTGGTGAGGCATTTTGTTGAAACCGTTACTGAGATGGcgctaaaaattgaaaaattattgaagACCAATAAACCTATAGTTTTCACGCATGAACAACGGCAGTCGCATGATTCATggaatttatgtaatttatgtaaGACTAACTTTACATACGACAACCATAAGGTGGCGGATCACTGTCATCTCTCTGGAAAATACCGGAAAGCTATATGTAACGCGTGCAATCTCAAACTTCAAACAccaaactatatacctatattttttcataacctGTCCAACTATGACGCGCATCTAATAGTTACAGAACTTGGCCATGACACCCAAGCTATTAAAGTAATACCTAACAGCAAGgagaaatttatatcatttacgAAATACGTCACAAACACCTTTTCAATGCGATTTATAGACACGTTCAGGTTTATGGCATCAGGACTGTCATTTTTAGCAAAAAATCTTGTGACACCAGAGCTTGAGAATTTCCGAGAAACCGCGAAACATTTTGTCGCCGGAGATATGCCGTTAGTGACTCAGAAGGGGGTGTACCCATACGAGTACACAGATAGCTGGGAGCGATTGGATGAAGAACGATTACCGAGTAAGAGGAGTTTTTATAGTACGTTGAAGGAGACGAGGATAAAGGAGGAAGACTTTGAGCACGCGAAGTTGGTTTGGGACCACTTTGGCTGTACGACGTTGGGCGAGTATTCAGACTTATATTTGAAAATCGATGTATTGCTGTTGGCTGATGTGTTCGAAAACTTCCACGACGTATGTATGAGGGCATACAACTTGGACGCAGCCCACTATTTCACCGCCCTAGGCTTAAGTTTCGATGCGATGCTGAAG gtatacgtgGTGGATTGGTTCAAGCGAGCAAACGATATGCGAAGGCGAATAATGCAAAGACCCCGGACTACGATGAGACGAAAGAGAAATCGTGGATAG